The Streptomyces sp. NBC_00344 genome includes a window with the following:
- a CDS encoding serine/threonine-protein kinase, with the protein MKNDGGRANEPTSYGLRPPAPNGAQLPQQHDPATGGTAAAHTGQGDPAQEPADHAPTQVAPAQPPEDIGAGRILGGRYRLVGRLGHGGMGTVWRAHDEIVDRDVAVKEPRVPDHVPARERDTVYLRMQREARAAARIDHPSVVTMHDVVVEGSAPGGPAERAGRAERGGKPWIVMELVHGHSLRDRLAEGTLDVREAARIGLAILGALSAAHEAGVLHRDVKPDNVLLGRGGRVVLTDFGIAQVEGEQGLTETGAFVGSPEFISPERVLGQRPGPESDLWSLGVVLYAAVEGMSPFRRSNTPATLQAVMSAEPQMPARGSGAFGTLVMQLLRKNPADRPDTAEIRQVLESVARPAPKAVPQLTAPGPAGAPTATNIWVPPVLHRNRRAQYGLGAGVLAVAVALVLIFAQPFGGGGLPDGWLVRPESEVLKADVAVPKDYRRVQGDSDEASVTYWDPSGVFSVFVDRVDTAAADPGVKVIGSDPAEWKKHYLSGGDNGSEIVKAKVTVKTTSHQGQQASEIVTDYVDPADSSESPVVHRFHELLVPQDGGKAKSTVYWRMRVQGPARGWAAKTGDTLFSDVAAHLRIDGF; encoded by the coding sequence ATGAAGAACGACGGGGGACGGGCGAACGAGCCCACGAGTTACGGTCTGCGGCCACCGGCACCGAACGGTGCGCAGCTGCCCCAGCAGCACGATCCGGCCACCGGCGGTACGGCAGCCGCCCATACGGGGCAGGGGGACCCGGCGCAGGAGCCGGCGGACCACGCGCCGACTCAGGTGGCGCCGGCGCAGCCGCCCGAGGACATCGGCGCGGGGCGGATCCTGGGCGGTCGCTACCGTCTGGTCGGCCGCCTCGGCCACGGTGGGATGGGCACGGTCTGGCGTGCCCACGACGAGATCGTCGACCGCGACGTCGCGGTCAAGGAGCCGCGGGTTCCCGACCATGTGCCCGCCCGTGAGCGGGACACCGTCTATCTGCGGATGCAGCGGGAGGCACGTGCCGCGGCCCGGATCGACCACCCCTCCGTGGTCACCATGCACGACGTGGTCGTCGAGGGCTCCGCGCCCGGGGGCCCGGCGGAGCGTGCGGGCCGAGCGGAGCGCGGCGGCAAGCCGTGGATCGTCATGGAGCTGGTGCACGGGCACTCGCTGCGCGACCGGCTCGCGGAGGGCACCCTCGACGTCCGGGAGGCCGCGCGTATCGGTCTCGCGATCCTCGGAGCGCTGAGCGCCGCCCATGAGGCGGGCGTGCTGCACCGCGACGTCAAACCGGACAACGTGCTGCTGGGCCGTGGCGGGCGCGTCGTGCTCACCGACTTCGGTATCGCCCAGGTCGAGGGGGAGCAGGGGCTCACCGAGACCGGCGCGTTCGTCGGTTCGCCCGAATTCATCTCGCCCGAGCGGGTGCTGGGGCAGCGTCCCGGGCCGGAGTCCGATCTCTGGTCGCTGGGTGTGGTGCTGTACGCGGCGGTCGAAGGGATGTCGCCGTTCCGCCGGTCCAACACCCCCGCCACGCTGCAGGCCGTGATGAGCGCCGAGCCGCAGATGCCGGCCCGCGGCTCGGGTGCGTTCGGCACGCTGGTGATGCAACTGCTCCGGAAGAACCCGGCGGACCGGCCGGACACGGCCGAGATCCGCCAGGTCCTGGAGTCGGTCGCCCGGCCGGCGCCCAAGGCTGTCCCGCAGCTCACCGCCCCGGGCCCGGCCGGTGCGCCGACGGCCACGAACATCTGGGTTCCGCCGGTACTGCACCGCAACCGCAGAGCCCAGTACGGCCTCGGCGCCGGGGTGCTGGCCGTGGCGGTCGCGCTGGTGCTGATCTTCGCCCAGCCCTTCGGCGGCGGCGGTTTGCCGGACGGGTGGCTGGTGCGCCCGGAATCCGAGGTGCTCAAGGCGGATGTGGCGGTGCCGAAGGACTACCGGCGTGTGCAGGGCGACAGCGACGAGGCCAGCGTCACCTACTGGGACCCCAGCGGGGTCTTCTCCGTCTTCGTCGACCGGGTCGACACCGCCGCCGCGGATCCGGGTGTCAAGGTGATCGGATCTGATCCGGCCGAATGGAAGAAGCACTATCTGAGCGGCGGGGACAACGGCTCGGAGATCGTCAAGGCCAAGGTCACCGTCAAGACCACGAGCCATCAGGGGCAGCAGGCGTCGGAGATCGTCACCGACTACGTGGACCCGGCCGACAGCAGTGAGAGCCCCGTCGTCCACCGCTTCCACGAACTGCTGGTCCCGCAGGACGGCGGCAAGGCGAAGAGCACCGTCTACTGGCGAATGCGGGTGCAGGGCCCGGCGCGGGGCTGGGCCGCCAAGACCGGGGACACACTGTTCTCCGATGTTGCGGCGCACCTGAGGATCGACGGGTTCTGA
- a CDS encoding serine/threonine-protein kinase, with protein MSHDAPSHDSPSHGARDSRLIAGRYLLGDRIGRGGMGTVWRAADQLLGREVAVKELNPETGTATASALREARAVAQIKHPHVIVVHDVVVEDDERPYIVMELVVGGSLADRLREGGPVGAPEAARIGIALLGALRAAHARGVLHRDIKPANVLVEDGGRVVVTDFGIAQLAGATTISETGSFIGSPEYTSPERMSGEDAGPESDLWSLGVLLCAALSGESPFHRDSLGGVLHAVVTDEIRPPAAAAPLLPVVRGLLERDPVRRMGADEAERLLTAYLTTGATPVLSAYSPTQSAPLTPAPVAPAAPDTSPGTPDTSPGTPGAAAKPRRTFAGRSALVVAVLVAAVAGAGIALAVIRGGTAGGGGEAAGRSHSAPARTPTSSAASRRSPGPTVTVTREPAVRPGTDATAPGVSASGSSATTSVPAGYRRAEDPAGFSLTVPGDATRSTDGERIYYMTPGKIFRIGVRIHSTPGDGPVATQHASDAAGPATNPGYHDGRVTATTHNGHEAALWEFTWNGFSKAEGERHTHDLCWEQDGRLYDVWVSAPAGSSATAERHFDTAVDSFTVAG; from the coding sequence GTGTCACACGACGCACCGTCACATGATTCACCGTCGCACGGCGCACGCGACAGCCGGCTGATCGCCGGGCGTTATCTGCTCGGCGACCGGATCGGCAGGGGCGGCATGGGGACCGTCTGGCGGGCCGCTGACCAGCTGCTCGGCCGTGAGGTGGCGGTCAAGGAACTCAACCCGGAGACCGGTACGGCCACCGCTTCGGCGCTGCGCGAGGCACGGGCGGTCGCCCAGATCAAACATCCGCACGTGATCGTTGTGCACGATGTGGTCGTCGAGGACGACGAACGGCCCTACATCGTCATGGAACTGGTGGTCGGTGGCTCGCTCGCCGACCGGCTCAGGGAAGGGGGGCCGGTCGGCGCGCCGGAGGCGGCCCGGATCGGCATCGCGCTGCTCGGCGCTCTCCGGGCGGCCCACGCGCGAGGGGTCCTGCACCGGGACATCAAGCCGGCGAACGTCCTGGTCGAGGACGGCGGACGGGTCGTGGTGACCGACTTCGGCATCGCGCAGCTCGCCGGGGCGACGACGATCAGCGAGACCGGGTCCTTCATCGGCTCGCCCGAATACACCTCGCCCGAGCGGATGTCCGGCGAGGACGCGGGGCCCGAATCCGATCTGTGGTCGCTCGGTGTGCTGCTGTGCGCGGCGCTGAGCGGTGAATCGCCCTTCCACCGTGACTCGCTGGGCGGTGTGCTGCACGCTGTCGTCACCGACGAGATCCGCCCGCCTGCCGCCGCCGCACCACTGCTCCCGGTGGTGCGGGGGCTGCTGGAGCGGGATCCGGTGCGCAGGATGGGCGCGGATGAGGCCGAGCGGCTGTTGACCGCCTACCTCACCACGGGGGCCACCCCGGTGCTGTCCGCGTATTCGCCGACGCAGTCCGCCCCCCTCACCCCCGCGCCGGTGGCCCCTGCGGCGCCGGACACCTCGCCCGGGACGCCGGACACCTCGCCCGGGACGCCCGGCGCCGCCGCGAAGCCCCGCAGGACGTTCGCCGGCCGCAGTGCCCTGGTCGTGGCGGTGCTGGTGGCCGCGGTGGCCGGTGCCGGGATCGCGCTGGCCGTCATCAGGGGTGGAACGGCCGGCGGCGGGGGCGAGGCGGCCGGCCGGAGCCACAGTGCGCCGGCCCGCACGCCCACCTCTTCGGCGGCGTCCCGCCGGTCCCCAGGACCGACCGTCACGGTGACCCGGGAGCCCGCCGTACGGCCCGGCACGGACGCCACCGCACCTGGCGTCTCCGCGTCCGGCAGCTCCGCCACCACATCCGTGCCGGCCGGCTACCGCAGGGCCGAAGACCCGGCCGGCTTCTCGCTCACCGTTCCGGGCGACGCGACCCGTTCCACCGACGGTGAGCGGATCTACTACATGACGCCGGGCAAGATCTTCCGTATCGGCGTCCGCATCCACAGCACCCCGGGCGACGGCCCGGTCGCCACGCAGCACGCCTCCGACGCGGCGGGTCCTGCCACCAACCCCGGCTATCACGACGGCCGGGTCACCGCGACCACCCACAACGGGCACGAAGCGGCCCTGTGGGAGTTCACCTGGAACGGCTTCTCGAAGGCCGAGGGCGAACGTCATACCCACGACCTCTGCTGGGAGCAGGACGGCCGTCTCTACGACGTGTGGGTCTCGGCCCCTGCCGGCAGCTCCGCGACCGCTGAGCGGCACTTCGACACGGCAGTGGACTCGTTCACGGTCGCCGGCTGA